Proteins from a single region of Paenibacillus sp. BIHB 4019:
- a CDS encoding acetylglutamate kinase, giving the protein MYRYYPAHPHQMAKSLHPVCWTSSSMELNRKLRTLWVQHVYWTRLTVNSIVDRLGDEQATTARLLRNPTDFAAALEPLYGKVIAARFAELLREHLVIAAELVKALQAGDNAAAADAQKRWYMNAEAIADFLGQINPYWSKEEWKRMLDEHLRLLTGEVAARLAKNYEQNVALGDPIEAQAMGMADVMTNGIIRQFPSLFSN; this is encoded by the coding sequence ATGTATCGCTATTATCCTGCCCATCCCCATCAAATGGCCAAATCGCTTCATCCTGTATGCTGGACATCATCCAGCATGGAATTGAACCGCAAACTGCGGACATTGTGGGTACAGCATGTGTACTGGACAAGATTGACGGTGAACAGCATCGTTGATCGTCTTGGTGATGAACAAGCAACGACCGCTAGGCTGCTAAGGAACCCTACAGACTTTGCAGCGGCGCTTGAACCTTTGTATGGCAAGGTGATTGCGGCAAGGTTTGCCGAACTGCTGAGGGAGCATCTTGTCATTGCAGCTGAACTCGTCAAGGCTCTCCAGGCTGGCGATAACGCAGCGGCAGCGGATGCACAAAAACGCTGGTATATGAATGCAGAAGCCATTGCCGACTTCCTTGGCCAAATTAATCCTTATTGGTCCAAAGAGGAATGGAAGAGGATGCTCGATGAGCATCTTAGGCTGCTTACCGGCGAAGTAGCGGCACGACTTGCTAAAAACTATGAGCAAAACGTCGCCCTGGGCGATCCCATCGAAGCGCAGGCAATGGGAATGGCAGATGTCATGACGAACGGAATTATCCGGCAGTTTCCTTCTTTATTTTCCAATTGA
- the accB gene encoding acetyl-CoA carboxylase biotin carboxyl carrier protein, which produces MFKLSEIKELIKLVDQTSVHELEIENEGTRLLIRKPGKTEVVNVQAAPLTHTYSQQPAPVYTQAPAIEPASQSTASETPAARAASENLHQITSPMVGTFYSSPSPDAAVFVKPGDRVSEKSVVCILEAMKLMNELEAEVRGEIVEVLVTNGQLVEYGQPLFLVKPE; this is translated from the coding sequence ATGTTCAAATTGAGCGAGATTAAAGAATTGATCAAGCTGGTCGATCAAACCTCCGTTCATGAGCTGGAAATCGAAAACGAAGGGACTCGCCTGCTAATTCGCAAGCCCGGGAAAACGGAAGTCGTCAATGTGCAAGCAGCCCCGCTAACGCATACATATTCACAGCAGCCTGCTCCCGTTTACACACAGGCGCCTGCTATTGAGCCAGCTTCGCAGTCTACAGCGTCTGAGACGCCTGCAGCGCGCGCTGCAAGTGAGAATTTGCACCAAATCACTTCCCCGATGGTTGGTACGTTTTACAGCTCGCCAAGCCCTGATGCTGCGGTATTCGTCAAGCCAGGGGATCGCGTATCCGAGAAAAGCGTCGTTTGCATATTGGAAGCGATGAAGCTAATGAACGAGCTGGAAGCGGAAGTGCGCGGCGAAATCGTCGAAGTGCTTGTAACGAATGGCCAATTGGTGGAATACGGGCAGCCGCTATTTCTGGTGAAGCCGGAATAA
- the accC gene encoding acetyl-CoA carboxylase biotin carboxylase subunit produces the protein MNFQKILIANRGEIAVRIIRACRELGITSVAVYSEADRDSLHVRLADEAYCIGPTLSKDSYLNLTNLMSVATITECDAIHPGYGFLAENANFAELCESCNITFIGPSPEAISKMGDKAVAKQTMQQANVPVIPGSEGIIDTMEEAVEVARQIGYPVIIKATAGGGGKGIRIADSEEMLVSQITTAQQEAQKSFGNAGVYLEKYLTGMKHVEVQIMADKHGNAVHLFERDCSVQRRRQKLVEEAPCPVLSPELREAMGQAAVRAALSVQYSGAGTLEFLLGPDGQFYFMEMNTRIQVEHPVTEMITNVDLIKEMISVAEGNPLSFKQEDLAINGWSIECRINAEDSERNFMPSPGHIPFYLAPGGTGVRVDSAVYPGYTISPHYDSMIAKLIVWGRTREEAIARMKRALSEFAIEGIKTTIPFHQKLLEHPKFIEGNFDIKFLEEYDVFHPEQAAAKAGDNL, from the coding sequence GTGAATTTCCAAAAAATTCTTATTGCCAACCGCGGCGAAATCGCCGTGCGTATTATTCGCGCATGTCGCGAACTGGGCATTACAAGCGTAGCCGTTTATTCGGAGGCGGATCGCGATTCGCTCCATGTGCGCCTTGCAGATGAAGCTTATTGCATCGGGCCTACTTTGTCGAAGGACAGCTATTTGAATTTAACGAACCTGATGAGCGTTGCTACCATAACGGAATGCGATGCGATTCACCCAGGCTATGGCTTCCTTGCTGAAAATGCGAATTTCGCGGAGCTTTGCGAATCGTGCAACATTACGTTTATCGGGCCTTCGCCTGAGGCGATTAGCAAAATGGGCGACAAGGCGGTAGCCAAGCAAACGATGCAGCAGGCGAACGTTCCCGTTATTCCAGGCTCTGAAGGCATCATTGATACCATGGAAGAAGCGGTTGAAGTTGCACGTCAAATCGGCTATCCCGTTATTATTAAAGCGACAGCAGGCGGCGGCGGCAAAGGCATCCGTATTGCTGACAGCGAGGAAATGCTCGTTTCGCAAATTACGACAGCGCAGCAGGAAGCACAGAAATCTTTCGGCAATGCAGGCGTCTATTTAGAAAAATATTTGACAGGCATGAAGCACGTCGAAGTTCAAATTATGGCGGACAAGCATGGCAACGCTGTGCATCTTTTTGAACGCGATTGCTCGGTTCAGCGTCGTCGCCAAAAATTGGTCGAAGAAGCGCCTTGTCCGGTTTTGTCTCCTGAGCTTCGTGAAGCGATGGGACAAGCGGCTGTTCGCGCAGCGCTTTCCGTTCAATATTCAGGCGCAGGTACGCTTGAATTTTTGCTTGGTCCAGACGGCCAGTTTTATTTTATGGAAATGAATACTCGGATTCAGGTTGAACATCCCGTTACAGAGATGATAACGAATGTCGATCTGATAAAAGAGATGATTTCCGTAGCGGAAGGCAATCCTCTTTCCTTTAAGCAGGAAGATCTTGCGATTAATGGATGGTCGATAGAATGCCGGATTAACGCCGAGGATTCCGAGCGCAATTTTATGCCGTCTCCTGGACACATTCCGTTCTATCTGGCGCCAGGCGGTACAGGCGTGCGGGTCGACAGCGCGGTTTATCCGGGTTATACGATTTCGCCGCATTACGACTCCATGATTGCCAAGCTGATCGTTTGGGGAAGAACGCGTGAGGAAGCGATTGCCCGCATGAAGCGAGCTTTGTCTGAATTCGCGATTGAAGGCATAAAAACAACGATTCCTTTCCATCAAAAACTGTTGGAGCATCCAAAGTTTATTGAAGGAAATTTTGATATCAAGTTCCTCGAGGAATATGATGTTTTCCATCCAGAGCAGGCTGCGGCAAAAGCTGGGGACAATCTGTAA
- a CDS encoding Asp23/Gls24 family envelope stress response protein, which translates to MSTTATEYEKTDIGVIQIAPEVIEVIAGLATVEVPGVAGMSGGFAGGIAEMLGRKNLSKGVKVDVGQREAAIDVSIIVEYGNRIPEIASEIQRNVKRSIETMTGLHVIEVNVHIHDVHFKAAEKPVEEDQLLRVK; encoded by the coding sequence ATGAGTACAACAGCAACGGAGTATGAGAAAACGGACATTGGCGTTATTCAAATCGCACCCGAGGTTATTGAAGTCATTGCTGGACTGGCTACAGTTGAGGTGCCTGGTGTAGCTGGCATGAGCGGCGGTTTCGCAGGCGGAATCGCAGAGATGCTTGGCCGTAAAAATTTGTCTAAAGGCGTTAAAGTTGATGTTGGACAGCGTGAGGCGGCGATTGATGTATCCATTATTGTGGAATATGGCAACCGCATTCCAGAAATCGCTTCGGAAATTCAGCGTAATGTGAAACGTTCGATTGAAACGATGACAGGTCTTCATGTTATTGAAGTGAACGTACATATTCACGATGTTCATTTCAAAGCTGCTGAGAAGCCGGTAGAGGAAGACCAACTGCTGCGCGTCAAGTAA
- the amaP gene encoding alkaline shock response membrane anchor protein AmaP, producing the protein MFRIVDKLLLFIYSIVIGAASIMIACIGFNWISKRALLTALDRMFEQPSIQISVMIAGIVLFLLSLRFFIVSLHRGSAAPPSIDQRTDFGDIRISIETIENLALKAASKRRGVKDLRARIRTSDSGLDIVLRVFVDGESSIPTLTEEIQLAVKSHIEDITGIPVSNVTVFVANVIQTGMYKSRVE; encoded by the coding sequence TTGTTTAGAATTGTGGACAAGCTGCTATTGTTTATTTATAGCATCGTAATCGGTGCCGCTTCCATTATGATCGCATGTATTGGCTTTAATTGGATTTCGAAGCGTGCGCTTCTTACGGCTTTAGACCGTATGTTTGAGCAGCCATCGATCCAGATTTCCGTTATGATTGCTGGGATCGTATTATTTTTGCTCAGCTTGAGATTTTTTATTGTTTCCTTGCATCGAGGTTCTGCAGCTCCGCCTTCAATTGATCAACGGACAGATTTTGGCGACATTCGCATTTCCATTGAAACGATTGAAAATCTAGCCCTCAAAGCAGCTTCCAAGCGTCGCGGGGTTAAAGATTTGCGTGCGCGCATTCGTACTTCCGACTCTGGCCTTGACATTGTGCTTCGCGTGTTTGTTGATGGAGAAAGCTCAATCCCAACGCTCACGGAAGAGATTCAGCTTGCTGTCAAAAGCCATATTGAGGATATTACAGGGATACCAGTTTCAAATGTGACGGTATTTGTGGCGAATGTCATTCAGACAGGCATGTACAAGAGTCGCGTGGAATAG
- a CDS encoding DUF2273 domain-containing protein — MWREFWVHYGKRTIGAAAGLFFGFVYLFAGFWDMLVFMLLISIGYWIGKKKDLRQDPAARWQQVWSVLMERFRPFR, encoded by the coding sequence ATGTGGAGGGAATTTTGGGTTCATTACGGAAAGCGGACAATTGGCGCAGCAGCAGGACTCTTTTTTGGCTTCGTGTATTTGTTTGCAGGTTTTTGGGATATGCTGGTTTTTATGCTGCTCATCTCAATTGGATATTGGATAGGCAAGAAGAAAGACTTGCGGCAGGATCCGGCCGCTCGATGGCAGCAAGTGTGGAGCGTATTAATGGAAAGATTTCGCCCGTTTAGATAA
- the nusB gene encoding transcription antitermination factor NusB gives MKRRLAREIAVSSLYQMEMNEVTADEAVDMLLEEAHSANEIGAEPGDIGNTDDDFVRQLVMGVAERKAAIDDMLQDHLTGWQVDRLSRVDRQVLRLACFEMVFSNDVPPKAVINEAIELAKHFGTEESGKFVNGVLGKLISGLEQLKAEPDHTN, from the coding sequence ATGAAACGTAGATTAGCGAGAGAAATTGCAGTATCAAGTTTGTACCAGATGGAAATGAATGAAGTTACGGCTGATGAAGCGGTAGACATGCTTCTTGAAGAGGCGCATTCTGCCAATGAGATCGGCGCGGAGCCAGGGGATATTGGCAACACGGATGATGATTTTGTAAGACAGCTTGTGATGGGCGTCGCGGAGCGCAAAGCGGCGATTGACGACATGCTGCAGGATCATTTGACCGGCTGGCAGGTAGACCGTCTGTCTCGGGTAGACCGCCAGGTTTTGCGTCTGGCTTGTTTTGAGATGGTATTCAGCAACGATGTACCGCCGAAAGCGGTTATAAATGAAGCAATTGAACTCGCTAAGCATTTTGGCACGGAAGAGTCTGGCAAGTTCGTAAATGGCGTGTTAGGCAAGCTGATTAGCGGACTTGAGCAACTGAAAGCCGAGCCTGATCATACAAACTAG
- the folD gene encoding bifunctional methylenetetrahydrofolate dehydrogenase/methenyltetrahydrofolate cyclohydrolase FolD, protein MSAHIILGKQISDLIREEIGADTASLKEKGVVPGLAVVLVGDDPASKVYVGSKEKACQQLGLYSEVHRLAESASEEEVLALIAKLNVQDNINGILVQLPLPKHINEKAVIDAIRVEKDVDGFHPESVGNLVIGDDSLLPCTPAGVIELIKRSGVNIAGKHAVVIGRSNIVGKPVAMLLLREHATVTICHSKTANMEEIAKQADILVVAIGKAKAIDSRFVKPGAVVIDVGINRLPDGKLAGDVDYEDCLETAGYITPVPGGVGPMTITMLIQNTIKAAKRANGIGE, encoded by the coding sequence ATGAGCGCACATATCATTTTAGGCAAACAGATTTCGGATCTTATTCGTGAGGAAATTGGGGCAGATACGGCTTCGCTTAAAGAAAAGGGTGTTGTTCCGGGTCTTGCAGTTGTATTGGTTGGAGATGATCCTGCTTCTAAAGTATACGTCGGTTCCAAGGAAAAAGCCTGCCAGCAGCTGGGGTTATATTCCGAGGTTCACCGTTTGGCCGAATCGGCATCGGAAGAGGAAGTTTTGGCGCTGATCGCCAAGCTAAATGTTCAGGATAATATTAACGGTATTTTGGTGCAGCTGCCGCTGCCTAAACATATTAACGAGAAAGCCGTTATCGACGCGATTCGCGTGGAAAAGGATGTAGACGGCTTCCATCCGGAAAGTGTGGGTAATCTGGTAATAGGCGATGACAGCTTGCTGCCATGTACGCCAGCGGGCGTTATTGAACTGATTAAACGCAGCGGCGTTAATATTGCAGGCAAGCATGCCGTTGTCATTGGAAGAAGCAATATTGTCGGAAAGCCTGTCGCAATGCTGCTGCTTAGAGAGCATGCTACGGTGACGATTTGCCATTCCAAAACAGCCAACATGGAAGAGATCGCAAAGCAGGCGGACATTCTTGTCGTAGCGATTGGCAAAGCGAAAGCGATTGACAGCAGGTTTGTGAAGCCAGGAGCAGTCGTTATTGATGTTGGCATTAACCGTCTGCCTGATGGCAAGCTGGCGGGCGATGTGGATTACGAGGATTGCCTGGAAACAGCTGGTTATATTACGCCAGTACCTGGCGGCGTTGGCCCGATGACGATTACGATGCTGATCCAGAACACAATTAAGGCAGCCAAACGCGCAAACGGAATCGGAGAGTAA
- the xseA gene encoding exodeoxyribonuclease VII large subunit produces the protein MKEQPRVYSIKDINRYIRMKMDSDAVLGDVWLRGEISNFTHHSSGHMYFTLKDKDSRLKCVMFASHNQRLPFIPREGAKVMARGNISVYERDGNYQFYVSAMQPDGIGSLYLAFEQLKSKLEEEGLFAAERKRPIPRFPGAIGLITSPTGAAVRDMMITLQRRYPAARIYVYPVLVQGAQAAPSISHAIEAMNRFGEIDVLIVGRGGGSLEELWAFNEEQVARSIAASAIPIISAVGHETDYTIADFVADLRAATPTAAAELAVPHAAELEKHLSRQRQQLEQSLRQLIRSRKEQLARVRRSPFFLYPRKYLLEQAQRLDLLEERLRQRTQNAAHRGRSRLERLQATLAGHHPGQRVQFAASRLRGTSKRLEQIIQQTLQEKQLKLHSSIRQLDALSPLKVMARGYGLVYEESEQRLVKSVADVKAGDTVKVKLADGQMTCEVSSLEGESSSGKKGSSRA, from the coding sequence ATGAAAGAACAGCCGCGGGTTTATTCGATAAAGGACATTAACCGATATATCCGGATGAAAATGGACTCGGACGCTGTGCTTGGCGATGTATGGCTGCGCGGAGAGATTTCTAATTTTACGCATCATTCCAGCGGCCATATGTATTTTACACTTAAGGATAAAGACAGTCGGTTGAAATGCGTCATGTTTGCCTCGCATAACCAGCGGCTGCCTTTTATTCCTCGTGAAGGTGCTAAAGTGATGGCGCGCGGAAACATTTCTGTCTATGAGCGGGATGGCAACTATCAATTTTATGTTTCTGCAATGCAGCCAGATGGTATTGGGAGCTTGTACCTCGCTTTCGAGCAGCTCAAGAGCAAGCTGGAGGAAGAAGGGCTGTTTGCCGCTGAGCGCAAACGCCCGATCCCACGCTTTCCTGGGGCGATCGGACTCATTACTTCGCCAACAGGGGCAGCAGTCCGCGATATGATGATTACACTGCAGCGCCGCTATCCTGCTGCGCGTATTTATGTTTATCCGGTATTAGTGCAAGGGGCGCAAGCAGCACCTTCCATTTCACATGCGATAGAAGCAATGAACCGTTTTGGAGAAATCGACGTATTAATTGTAGGGCGCGGCGGCGGCTCGCTTGAGGAGCTTTGGGCGTTTAATGAAGAGCAGGTAGCACGCAGCATAGCGGCATCCGCTATTCCAATCATTAGCGCCGTCGGCCATGAGACCGATTACACGATTGCTGATTTCGTTGCAGACTTGCGGGCGGCGACGCCTACGGCAGCGGCTGAGCTGGCTGTACCGCATGCAGCCGAGCTGGAGAAGCATTTAAGCAGGCAGCGCCAGCAATTGGAGCAGTCGCTGCGCCAGCTCATTCGCAGCCGCAAGGAGCAGCTCGCCCGTGTGCGCCGTTCGCCATTTTTCCTTTATCCTCGCAAATATTTGCTGGAGCAGGCGCAGCGTCTTGATCTGCTGGAGGAGCGCTTGCGCCAGCGGACGCAAAATGCAGCACACCGCGGGCGAAGCAGGCTGGAGCGTTTGCAAGCGACGCTTGCCGGGCATCATCCAGGGCAGCGCGTGCAGTTTGCGGCAAGCAGGCTCAGAGGAACTTCGAAACGGCTGGAACAGATTATCCAGCAAACGCTGCAGGAGAAGCAGCTTAAGCTTCATAGCTCCATACGCCAGCTTGATGCGCTTAGTCCGCTGAAGGTAATGGCGAGAGGATACGGGTTAGTTTATGAAGAGTCGGAGCAGCGCTTGGTCAAGTCAGTAGCAGATGTGAAGGCAGGGGATACCGTAAAGGTTAAACTAGCCGATGGGCAGATGACCTGCGAAGTATCGTCGTTGGAAGGAGAGAGCAGCAGTGGCAAAAAAGGAAGCAGCCGAGCTTAG
- the xseB gene encoding exodeoxyribonuclease VII small subunit, whose protein sequence is MEQLDTIVEKLENGDVPLETAIDLFQEGMRLSKLCSGKLEQVEQKIETLIETEQGFQKKTFAPPSEDKGE, encoded by the coding sequence ATGGAGCAGCTTGACACGATTGTAGAAAAGCTGGAAAACGGCGATGTTCCGCTGGAAACAGCGATTGATTTATTTCAAGAGGGCATGCGTCTGTCGAAGCTGTGCAGTGGAAAGCTGGAGCAGGTGGAGCAGAAGATCGAGACACTTATTGAGACAGAACAGGGCTTTCAGAAAAAAACGTTTGCTCCACCGAGCGAAGACAAAGGAGAATAA
- a CDS encoding polyprenyl synthetase family protein, with protein MSDTVLVKSYLAQCAAIVEQALTEVLPAQWQVPDKLRESMMYSLEAGGKRLRPALVLAVAEAISGNEDTVSKALPVACAIECIHTYSLIHDDLPAMDDDDYRRGKLTNHKVYGEAMAILAGDALLTHAFHLIPKAAKAGGVSAQVALDIVEDLAMLAGARGMVGGQVADMLGEQGITSLAELEYIHLHKTGDLVVFSVTAGARIGGATEEQIKLLEQYGRNIGLAFQIQDDILDLIGDESKLGKKTNSDVEQQKVTYPFLMGLEESKAQVERLTQDAKSAVLEAGLAAPDRLLQIADYLVQRDH; from the coding sequence TTGAGCGATACGGTTTTGGTAAAATCCTATTTGGCGCAATGCGCCGCCATCGTAGAGCAAGCACTGACCGAAGTGCTGCCTGCGCAGTGGCAGGTTCCGGATAAGCTCCGTGAATCCATGATGTATTCCCTTGAAGCAGGTGGAAAACGCTTGCGGCCCGCTCTTGTGCTTGCAGTGGCTGAGGCAATTAGCGGCAATGAAGATACGGTTAGCAAAGCTTTGCCTGTTGCATGCGCAATTGAATGCATACATACGTACTCCTTAATCCATGATGATTTGCCAGCGATGGATGATGATGATTATCGGCGCGGCAAGCTCACGAATCATAAGGTGTACGGAGAGGCGATGGCGATTTTGGCTGGTGACGCGCTGCTGACCCATGCGTTTCATTTAATTCCTAAAGCGGCAAAAGCTGGCGGTGTCAGTGCACAGGTTGCACTCGATATCGTGGAGGATTTGGCAATGCTCGCTGGAGCCAGAGGCATGGTAGGCGGGCAAGTAGCAGATATGCTGGGTGAGCAGGGCATCACGTCGCTTGCAGAGCTTGAATATATTCATTTGCACAAAACCGGAGATTTGGTTGTGTTCTCTGTTACAGCTGGCGCACGTATTGGCGGTGCTACAGAAGAGCAAATCAAGCTGCTCGAGCAATATGGCCGCAATATTGGGCTGGCTTTTCAAATTCAAGATGACATTCTAGATTTGATTGGCGATGAGAGCAAGCTTGGCAAGAAGACGAACAGCGATGTCGAGCAACAAAAAGTAACCTATCCCTTTCTGATGGGACTTGAGGAGAGCAAGGCTCAAGTAGAGCGTTTGACGCAGGACGCGAAGTCGGCTGTGCTTGAAGCAGGACTTGCAGCACCGGACAGACTGCTGCAAATCGCCGATTATCTGGTGCAGAGGGATCATTAA
- the dxs gene encoding 1-deoxy-D-xylulose-5-phosphate synthase has protein sequence MLLEHINGPQDLKGLSKKELEQLASEVRQFLIEKLSVTGGHLASNLGVVELTLVLHYLFDSPNDKFVFDVGHQSYVHKILTGRMDRFDSLRQYKGMCGFVKRDESEHDVWEAGHSSTSLSAAIGMAMARDFKGEDNRVVAVIGDGALTGGMAFEALNHIGHEKKKMIVVLNDNEMSIAPNVGAMHQYLGKIRSDRHYQKAKEELQHFLNKIPAVGGKLAKTAEKFKDSLKYLLVTGILFEQFGLTYLGPVDGHDMEQLLDIFRQADSVPGPVLVHVVTVKGKGYSPAEADSHKWHGISPYKIESGQVVKAVGSPMYTQVFGDVLIELAEKDKRIIAVTPAMPGGSGLMEFAARFPGRMIDVGIAEQHAATMSAALAIEGMKPVFAVYSTFLQRAYDQVVHDICRQNLNVIFAIDRAGFVGPDGETHHGVYDIPFLRHVPNLVLMMPKDENELRRMMKTAVDYNDGPIAVRYPRINGLGVTIDAELLPLPIGSWETVREGDSAVIIAIGPMLQVAEEAADLLKRDGMNVRIVNARFIKPMDEKMLLSLANEGKNIIVLEEGAELGGLGSAILEFYSLRGIYGLPIRIVGIPDQFIEHGSIKEQRAEVGLTGERIAAELKNMHPRSKMRVTGQH, from the coding sequence GTGCTGCTTGAACATATAAACGGGCCTCAGGATTTAAAAGGGTTATCCAAGAAAGAGCTGGAGCAGCTTGCAAGCGAAGTGCGCCAGTTTCTCATTGAGAAGCTTTCCGTTACGGGTGGTCACCTTGCTTCCAATCTGGGAGTTGTGGAGCTAACGCTCGTTCTGCATTATTTATTTGACAGCCCGAATGACAAATTTGTATTTGATGTAGGCCATCAATCTTATGTCCATAAAATTTTAACAGGGCGCATGGATCGCTTTGATTCGTTGCGTCAATATAAAGGCATGTGCGGGTTTGTGAAACGCGACGAAAGCGAGCACGATGTGTGGGAAGCCGGACATAGCAGCACATCGCTGTCTGCAGCAATCGGCATGGCGATGGCGCGAGATTTTAAAGGCGAAGACAATCGCGTCGTAGCTGTCATTGGCGACGGAGCCTTGACTGGCGGAATGGCCTTCGAGGCGCTTAATCACATCGGCCATGAAAAGAAGAAAATGATTGTCGTGCTGAACGACAATGAGATGTCTATTGCGCCAAATGTCGGCGCGATGCATCAATATTTGGGCAAAATTCGCTCCGACCGCCATTACCAGAAAGCGAAGGAAGAGCTGCAGCATTTCTTGAACAAAATTCCTGCTGTCGGCGGCAAGCTGGCCAAGACGGCAGAAAAGTTTAAAGACAGCCTGAAATATTTGCTCGTAACGGGCATTCTTTTCGAACAATTCGGTCTTACTTATTTAGGACCGGTTGACGGGCATGATATGGAGCAGCTGCTTGATATTTTCCGTCAGGCTGATTCCGTTCCAGGTCCTGTTCTTGTGCATGTCGTGACGGTGAAAGGGAAAGGCTACTCTCCTGCTGAAGCAGATTCCCATAAATGGCATGGCATCTCCCCCTACAAAATCGAATCGGGCCAGGTCGTTAAGGCCGTAGGCTCGCCTATGTATACGCAAGTGTTTGGCGATGTGCTAATTGAGCTCGCAGAGAAGGATAAACGTATCATTGCGGTTACACCTGCTATGCCGGGTGGATCGGGATTAATGGAATTCGCAGCGCGTTTTCCCGGCCGCATGATCGATGTAGGTATTGCCGAGCAGCATGCGGCGACGATGTCTGCGGCACTTGCAATCGAAGGAATGAAGCCGGTATTTGCCGTTTATTCCACCTTCCTGCAAAGGGCTTATGACCAGGTTGTGCATGATATTTGCCGGCAGAACCTGAACGTTATTTTTGCTATCGACCGTGCAGGCTTTGTAGGTCCCGATGGAGAAACCCATCATGGCGTGTATGATATTCCCTTCCTGCGCCATGTGCCGAATCTGGTCTTAATGATGCCTAAGGATGAAAATGAGCTTCGCCGGATGATGAAGACGGCGGTTGATTATAATGATGGCCCGATTGCAGTCCGTTATCCGCGGATCAATGGACTCGGCGTAACGATTGATGCTGAACTTCTGCCGCTGCCTATAGGCTCATGGGAGACGGTTCGCGAAGGCGATTCAGCCGTTATTATTGCTATTGGCCCGATGCTTCAAGTAGCGGAAGAAGCAGCGGATCTGCTGAAGCGCGACGGCATGAATGTCCGCATTGTAAACGCCCGTTTTATTAAGCCGATGGATGAGAAAATGCTTCTGTCACTTGCTAATGAAGGTAAAAACATCATCGTCCTGGAAGAAGGCGCGGAGCTTGGCGGCTTGGGCAGTGCGATTCTTGAATTTTATTCGCTGCGCGGCATTTATGGTTTGCCGATTCGTATCGTTGGTATTCCGGACCAGTTTATCGAACATGGTTCCATTAAAGAACAGCGCGCTGAAGTTGGCCTGACAGGCGAACGGATAGCAGCTGAGCTTAAAAACATGCATCCTCGCAGTAAAATGCGTGTAACCGGACAGCATTAG